From one Micropterus dolomieu isolate WLL.071019.BEF.003 ecotype Adirondacks unplaced genomic scaffold, ASM2129224v1 contig_13799, whole genome shotgun sequence genomic stretch:
- the LOC123966612 gene encoding butyrophilin subfamily 2 member A2-like, which yields MKDKVHFSPVILDPNTANCWLCLSDDLTSVRRGDTKQQLPDNPERNTKYALVLGSEGFSSGKHSWEVEVGDHPDWTVGLAKESVDRKGETFVLPKYGFWCLRHDSGKYTDVVGETVGVKKSLQRIRVQLDYDRGEVSFYDPEDMTHICTHRFTWSVA from the coding sequence ATGAAGGACAAGGTCCACTTCAGTCCTGTCATTCTGGACCCAAACACTGCAAACTGctggctctgtctgtctgatgatCTGACCAGTGTGAGACGTGGAGACACAAAGCAGCAGCTTCCTGACAATCCAGAGAGAAACACTAAGTATGCCCTTGTTCTGGGCTCTGAGGGCTTCAGCTCAGGGAAACACAGCTgggaggtggaggtgggagACCATCCTGACTGGACTGTAGGTTTGGCTAAAGAGTCAGTTGACAGGAAGGGAGAGACATTTGTCTTACCAAAATATGGATTCTGGTGTTTAAGGCATGACAGTGGAAAATACACGGATGTTGTTGGTGAGACTGTCGGAGTGAAGAAGAGTCTCCAGAGGATCAGAGTCCAGCTGGACTATGACAGAGGGGAGGTGTCCTTCTACGACCCTGAAGACATGACTCACATCTGCACTCACAGATTCACTTGGTCTGTTGCCTGA